Proteins encoded in a region of the Tautonia rosea genome:
- a CDS encoding HlyD family secretion protein, translating to MRLVTPIRLFLLATPLVAMTGFAGITGADRWPWGRDRQLEGPPVAKVVRLDPQARFGLTVPGQIKSAQYTMIECEVENISGAGLPTSSAGGGRRGGRSQTPAGLTIISLVPEGTSVRAGQVLAEIDPSRFDEIARLLRIRVEEARAVEAKARFDLQAAEIALAEYLDGVRLETLMRLEGQVALAKSQVQQQSDHLDWTNRILPLGYVALSAVRDEAIAVLNAELTLDRAERSLSDYRSYTEPKLTRQLEVRLEQARANHTFAQRRREMDEERLAQAELQIERCTIRAPHDGQLVYGSTRDGTPIRLGLEVYRRMRLFMLPDLERPVVEAQVHQTQIWRVSEGQEALVRVDAKPGIVLRGRVVKVSPFVDNEDQMAQFSGVMRYNIRVDLDDRERLLPGLSAEVEILVPAVQNALTIPSEALAVVGRETVCYVVGPDGVERRTVGVRPGSIDRLQVVEGLFEGEEVILGPYDPASEAVGAKPDLTPSSSPPSEETETA from the coding sequence ATGCGACTCGTGACTCCGATCAGGCTGTTCTTGCTGGCGACCCCTCTGGTGGCGATGACCGGGTTTGCCGGAATCACCGGGGCCGATCGCTGGCCTTGGGGGCGGGATCGCCAGTTGGAGGGTCCGCCGGTGGCGAAGGTCGTCCGGCTGGATCCGCAGGCCCGATTCGGCCTGACGGTGCCCGGACAGATCAAGAGCGCCCAGTACACGATGATCGAGTGTGAGGTCGAGAATATCAGTGGAGCGGGACTGCCAACGTCCTCGGCCGGCGGTGGCCGTCGGGGTGGTCGATCGCAGACACCGGCGGGCCTGACGATCATCAGCCTTGTGCCCGAGGGAACCTCTGTCCGCGCAGGACAGGTGCTCGCCGAGATCGACCCATCGCGGTTCGACGAGATTGCCCGGCTGTTACGAATCCGAGTCGAGGAGGCGAGGGCTGTCGAGGCGAAAGCACGTTTCGACCTTCAGGCCGCCGAAATCGCTCTGGCCGAGTACCTCGACGGCGTTCGGCTCGAGACCTTGATGCGGCTCGAAGGGCAAGTCGCGCTGGCGAAATCGCAGGTTCAGCAGCAGAGCGATCACCTGGATTGGACCAATCGGATCCTGCCCCTCGGTTATGTCGCCCTTTCGGCTGTTCGAGACGAGGCGATCGCAGTGCTCAACGCCGAGCTGACGCTCGACCGCGCCGAGCGATCCCTGTCGGATTACCGGAGCTACACCGAGCCGAAGCTCACCCGGCAGCTTGAAGTCCGGCTGGAGCAGGCCCGAGCCAACCACACCTTTGCCCAGCGCCGTCGGGAGATGGACGAGGAACGCCTGGCCCAGGCGGAGTTGCAGATCGAACGATGTACGATCCGGGCGCCACACGACGGGCAGCTCGTCTACGGCAGCACGAGGGATGGCACCCCGATTCGGTTAGGGCTGGAGGTCTATCGGCGGATGAGGCTGTTCATGCTGCCGGACCTGGAACGTCCCGTGGTGGAAGCCCAGGTCCACCAGACCCAGATCTGGCGGGTTTCCGAAGGTCAGGAAGCCCTGGTGCGGGTCGACGCAAAACCGGGGATCGTCTTGCGAGGCAGAGTGGTCAAGGTGTCGCCGTTTGTCGACAACGAGGACCAGATGGCCCAGTTTTCCGGAGTGATGCGTTACAACATCCGGGTGGACCTCGACGACCGGGAGCGGTTGCTTCCCGGCCTGAGCGCCGAGGTGGAGATTCTGGTGCCGGCCGTGCAGAATGCGTTGACGATCCCTTCCGAGGCCCTCGCCGTCGTCGGACGAGAGACGGTCTGCTACGTTGTCGGTCCAGACGGGGTCGAACGTCGGACCGTGGGCGTTCGTCCTGGGTCGATTGATCGATTGCAGGTGGTTGAGGGGCTGTTCGAGGGGGAGGAGGTGATCCTCGGCCCTTATGACCCGGCTTCGGAAGCGGTCGGGGCGAAGCCGGATCTGACTCCCTCATCGTCCCCTCCCTCTGAGGAGACGGAAACGGCGTAG